A single region of the Amphiura filiformis chromosome 7, Afil_fr2py, whole genome shotgun sequence genome encodes:
- the LOC140157536 gene encoding uncharacterized protein isoform X2, with protein MNKLVLLVLMAAIAYEVRDCQNENCDMISKLNIGDEIKVEDSSVPLCSDGCPANNIILTVTSESDSAAYSAEHLLHRLVNNPPTGFQFNGGRKYGPPNFTVGVTRMYLYYKAIGGSAECQCAFTITVVVGLGDVL; from the exons atgaaCAAACTTGTGCTTTTAGTTTTGATGGCTGCTATTGCCTATGAGGTTAGAG ATTGTCAGAATGAAAACTGTGACATgatttcaaaattaaatataggTGATGAAATTAAAGTAGAAGATTCGTCGGTGCCACTTTGTAGTGATGGGTGTCCTGCGAATAACATAATACTGACAGTGACTTCTGAATCAGACAGTGCAGCTTACT CTGCTGAACATCTATTACATCGGCTAGTTAATAATCCCCCCACAGGATTCCAATTCAACGGCGGACGTAAATATGGACCACCAAATTTTACAGTTGGCGTAACCAGaatgtatttatattataaagCGATCGGTGGGAGTGCTGAATGTCAATGTGCTTTCACAATAACGGTTGTTGTTGGTCTAG GTGATGTACTTTAA
- the LOC140157536 gene encoding uncharacterized protein isoform X1: MNKLVLLVLMAAIAYEVRDCQNENCDMISKLNIGDEIKVEDSSVPLCSDGCPANNIILTVTSESDSAAYSAEHLLHRLVNNPPTGFQFNGGRKYGPPNFTVGVTRMYLYYKAIGGSAECQCAFTITVVVGLDFLYNDSFAEAIFYG, from the exons atgaaCAAACTTGTGCTTTTAGTTTTGATGGCTGCTATTGCCTATGAGGTTAGAG ATTGTCAGAATGAAAACTGTGACATgatttcaaaattaaatataggTGATGAAATTAAAGTAGAAGATTCGTCGGTGCCACTTTGTAGTGATGGGTGTCCTGCGAATAACATAATACTGACAGTGACTTCTGAATCAGACAGTGCAGCTTACT CTGCTGAACATCTATTACATCGGCTAGTTAATAATCCCCCCACAGGATTCCAATTCAACGGCGGACGTAAATATGGACCACCAAATTTTACAGTTGGCGTAACCAGaatgtatttatattataaagCGATCGGTGGGAGTGCTGAATGTCAATGTGCTTTCACAATAACGGTTGTTGTTGGTCTAG ATTTTTTGTACAACGACTCATTCGCCGAAGCAATTTTTTATGGCTGA
- the LOC140157536 gene encoding uncharacterized protein isoform X3: MNKLVLLVLMAAIAYEVRGDEIKVEDSSVPLCSDGCPANNIILTVTSESDSAAYSAEHLLHRLVNNPPTGFQFNGGRKYGPPNFTVGVTRMYLYYKAIGGSAECQCAFTITVVVGLDFLYNDSFAEAIFYG, from the exons atgaaCAAACTTGTGCTTTTAGTTTTGATGGCTGCTATTGCCTATGAGGTTAGAG gTGATGAAATTAAAGTAGAAGATTCGTCGGTGCCACTTTGTAGTGATGGGTGTCCTGCGAATAACATAATACTGACAGTGACTTCTGAATCAGACAGTGCAGCTTACT CTGCTGAACATCTATTACATCGGCTAGTTAATAATCCCCCCACAGGATTCCAATTCAACGGCGGACGTAAATATGGACCACCAAATTTTACAGTTGGCGTAACCAGaatgtatttatattataaagCGATCGGTGGGAGTGCTGAATGTCAATGTGCTTTCACAATAACGGTTGTTGTTGGTCTAG ATTTTTTGTACAACGACTCATTCGCCGAAGCAATTTTTTATGGCTGA